In Amycolatopsis coloradensis, one genomic interval encodes:
- a CDS encoding cold-shock protein — protein MTQGTVKWFNSEKGFGFITPDNGGGDVFVHYSEIKGNGFRTLEENARVEFEIGQGAKGPQATSVTVI, from the coding sequence ATGACTCAGGGCACTGTGAAGTGGTTCAACTCCGAGAAGGGGTTCGGCTTCATCACTCCCGACAACGGCGGCGGCGACGTCTTCGTGCACTACAGCGAGATCAAGGGCAACGGCTTCCGTACCCTCGAGGAGAACGCCCGCGTGGAGTTCGAGATCGGGCAGGGCGCGAAGGGTCCGCAGGCCACCTCGGTCACCGTGATCTGA
- a CDS encoding ABC transporter ATP-binding protein produces the protein MSVWGLYRSALAGQWRGGLVLLACSVLESAPAFLSGRLVELAVDEGFAADRPGTGLRWLAVFGLVAVIGAFGSRLVWHQLGKVVEPLRDALVTAVVRGVLHDPAPPRNQPDASGVARITQHVEVVRDATAGLLVQARGMIVTTVAALAGLFTVAGSLALIVAIPVVVAVAVFACLLPSLARRQRALALADERTAEVAGASLSGMRDVVACGAEPLAALELYDAIDTQAAAAVRVARSGAARTVVIATGGFVPLLLALLVAPGMVRDGVLTAGAALGALVYLATTMQPALRGLAATASTVVLRLIVALRRLAETAEAEPEPDGTAEPDGTAIYVRDLTFSWGAAAQPVVRGLDLHLRPGERLAVVGPSGIGKSTLAGLLTGMLEPRGGRVLLGGVPVREVPAALRHRMIALIPQEAYVFAGSVRDNVGLFAQTAMDGELLAAVAAVGAEPLVTRLGGLDGEIGHGTLSAGEAQLIALARVYASDAGVVILDEATSHLDPPAEARAERAFAERGGVLVVIAHRLSSALRADRVLVMDGKETALGTHVELMDRSTRYAQLMHAWSPRLPQPSAQFFQRAPE, from the coding sequence GTGAGCGTCTGGGGGCTCTACCGCTCGGCGCTGGCCGGGCAGTGGCGCGGCGGGCTGGTCCTGCTGGCCTGCTCCGTACTGGAAAGCGCGCCCGCGTTCTTGTCCGGTCGCCTGGTCGAACTCGCGGTTGACGAGGGGTTTGCCGCGGATCGGCCAGGCACCGGACTGCGTTGGCTCGCGGTCTTCGGGCTGGTCGCCGTGATCGGCGCGTTCGGCTCGCGCCTGGTGTGGCATCAGCTCGGCAAGGTCGTCGAGCCGTTGCGCGACGCGCTGGTGACGGCCGTCGTGCGCGGGGTCCTGCACGATCCGGCGCCGCCGCGGAACCAGCCGGACGCCAGCGGCGTCGCCCGTATCACCCAGCACGTCGAAGTGGTCCGCGACGCCACGGCCGGGCTTCTGGTGCAGGCGCGCGGGATGATCGTGACGACGGTGGCGGCGCTTGCCGGGCTGTTCACCGTCGCCGGTTCGCTCGCGTTGATCGTCGCGATCCCGGTCGTGGTCGCGGTCGCGGTGTTCGCCTGCCTGCTCCCGTCGCTGGCCCGCCGTCAGCGCGCGCTGGCGCTGGCCGACGAGCGGACCGCCGAGGTCGCGGGCGCGTCGCTGTCCGGTATGCGCGACGTCGTCGCCTGCGGCGCGGAACCTCTTGCCGCGCTGGAGCTCTACGACGCCATCGACACACAGGCCGCGGCGGCCGTGCGGGTGGCGAGGTCCGGGGCGGCCAGGACGGTGGTGATCGCGACCGGCGGGTTCGTGCCGCTGCTCCTGGCGTTGCTGGTGGCGCCGGGCATGGTCAGGGACGGGGTGCTCACGGCCGGGGCCGCGCTCGGGGCGCTCGTCTACCTCGCGACGACGATGCAGCCGGCGTTGCGCGGACTGGCCGCGACCGCGAGCACCGTGGTGCTGCGGCTGATCGTCGCGCTGCGGCGGCTCGCGGAGACCGCCGAGGCCGAGCCCGAACCCGACGGCACGGCGGAACCCGACGGGACCGCGATCTACGTGCGCGACCTGACCTTCAGCTGGGGCGCGGCCGCGCAACCGGTGGTGCGGGGACTCGACCTGCACCTGCGGCCCGGCGAGCGGCTCGCGGTCGTGGGGCCGAGCGGTATCGGCAAGTCGACCCTGGCCGGGCTCCTGACCGGAATGCTCGAACCGCGGGGTGGCCGGGTGCTGCTCGGCGGGGTGCCGGTCCGGGAGGTCCCGGCGGCGCTGCGGCACCGGATGATCGCGCTGATCCCGCAGGAGGCCTACGTCTTCGCGGGGTCCGTGCGGGACAACGTCGGCCTGTTCGCACAGACCGCGATGGACGGCGAACTGCTGGCGGCGGTGGCGGCCGTCGGCGCGGAACCGCTGGTCACGCGGCTGGGCGGGCTCGACGGCGAGATCGGGCACGGCACGCTGTCCGCCGGCGAAGCGCAGCTGATCGCGCTCGCCCGCGTCTACGCGAGCGACGCGGGCGTCGTCATCCTCGACGAGGCGACGTCGCACCTCGACCCGCCCGCCGAAGCCCGTGCGGAACGGGCGTTCGCCGAGCGGGGCGGGGTGCTGGTGGTGATCGCGCACCGGCTGTCGTCGGCGTTGCGCGCGGACCGGGTCCTGGTGATGGACGGCAAGGAGACCGCACTCGGCACCCACGTCGAACTCATGGACCGGTCCACGCGCTACGCCCAGCTCATGCACGCGTGGTCGCCGCGGCTACCCCAGCCCAGTGCGCAGTTCTTCCAGCGCGCTCCTGAGTAG
- a CDS encoding glutamate ABC transporter substrate-binding protein, which produces MRNGLRTAVLGAVLVLATACGSAGAPVDPAPVGEVAPPLPANVGGADNAGGGGTTDTSCNPLASLRPTNGTSIANGSTMAKIKENGKLVAGVDQTTFLFGFRNPTSGQLEGFDIDLVNEIAKAIFGSAEGRVQFRAIPSKLREEVLEKKQVDIVVRTYSITCSRLKKVNFSTAYYQAGQRILVESGSKVAQLSDLAGRRVCATKTSTSLTKIAADPSKPVPVSVDNWSDCLVMLQQKQVEAVSTDDVILAGMLAQDPTLKIVGDRFTEENYGIGVPKENEDMVRFVNAVLENVRGGAWQASYAKWIGNKLEGGTPPSPVYK; this is translated from the coding sequence ATGCGGAACGGTCTGCGAACGGCCGTGCTCGGCGCGGTCTTGGTGCTGGCGACGGCTTGTGGCAGCGCGGGGGCGCCGGTCGACCCGGCTCCCGTCGGCGAGGTCGCGCCGCCGCTGCCCGCGAACGTCGGCGGCGCCGACAACGCCGGCGGTGGCGGAACGACCGACACGAGCTGCAACCCGTTGGCGAGCCTGCGGCCGACCAACGGCACGTCGATCGCCAATGGCTCGACGATGGCGAAGATCAAGGAGAACGGCAAGCTCGTCGCGGGGGTCGACCAGACGACGTTCCTGTTCGGTTTCCGGAACCCGACTTCGGGCCAGCTCGAAGGTTTCGACATCGACTTGGTCAACGAGATCGCGAAGGCGATCTTCGGCAGCGCGGAAGGCCGCGTGCAGTTCCGGGCGATCCCGTCGAAACTGCGGGAAGAAGTGCTCGAGAAGAAGCAGGTCGACATCGTGGTGCGGACCTACAGCATCACCTGCAGCCGGCTGAAGAAGGTCAACTTCTCGACCGCGTATTACCAGGCTGGGCAACGGATCCTGGTCGAATCCGGGTCGAAGGTCGCGCAGCTGTCGGACCTCGCCGGGCGGCGGGTGTGCGCGACCAAGACGTCGACCTCGCTGACGAAGATCGCGGCGGATCCGTCGAAGCCGGTGCCGGTCTCGGTGGACAACTGGTCGGACTGCCTGGTGATGCTGCAGCAGAAGCAGGTCGAGGCCGTGTCCACGGACGACGTCATCCTCGCCGGGATGCTCGCGCAGGACCCGACGCTGAAGATCGTGGGGGACCGGTTCACCGAGGAGAACTACGGCATCGGTGTCCCGAAGGAGAACGAGGACATGGTGCGGTTCGTGAACGCCGTACTGGAGAACGTGCGCGGCGGCGCGTGGCAGGCGAGCTACGCGAAGTGGATCGGGAACAAACTCGAAGGCGGGACGCCGCCTTCGCCGGTGTACAAGTGA
- a CDS encoding thioesterase family protein yields MVNAEYPHWQTVPLRWKDNDVYGHVNNVVHYSVMDTVINTWLIERGGLDIETGEVIGLCVESQCEYHASVSFPGELEVGLRVGHLGRSSVRYEVGMYSKETVIAEGRFVHVFVDRGSRRPVPVEGLLRSALEELRTGLG; encoded by the coding sequence GTGGTGAACGCCGAGTACCCGCACTGGCAGACGGTTCCGTTGCGGTGGAAGGACAACGACGTCTACGGGCACGTCAACAACGTCGTCCACTACTCGGTGATGGACACCGTGATCAACACGTGGCTGATCGAACGCGGCGGCCTCGACATCGAAACCGGTGAGGTCATCGGGCTGTGCGTGGAATCGCAGTGCGAGTACCACGCTTCGGTGTCGTTCCCGGGTGAACTCGAGGTCGGCCTGCGGGTGGGCCATCTCGGCCGGTCCAGCGTCCGCTACGAGGTCGGGATGTACTCGAAGGAGACGGTGATCGCGGAAGGGCGCTTCGTGCACGTCTTCGTCGATCGCGGATCCCGGCGGCCGGTCCCCGTCGAAGGTCTACTCAGGAGCGCGCTGGAAGAACTGCGCACTGGGCTGGGGTAG
- a CDS encoding sensor histidine kinase translates to MGKRDKPLLPDTIAPSWLVVQLLGTAAVVVVLLTASESSAWIWTAYGVCAACWLGFVAASPRFPRMATVLLAVASVAPSIAFGWAEDSSALVLAVVTVSRFATLTEPSVAAIMGVVGLDASLAAVTGLVAGASEPLVFGNVGVLLVLMLLGLNRRQYEVQAAQAAALLEQTKLAQTEHARAAALDERTRIAREIHDVLAHSLGALGVHLEVAEALLAEKSDVDSALGRVRLSRRLAADGLAEARDAVAALRSDVPSLAEALRQLANAHHGGASFEVEGEQRPLPSAEVVSLVGVAREALTNAAKHAAGRPVSLRLLFSRTEVRLRVWNELGETARSEGNGGFGLTGMRERLALAGGTLTAGPDDGRWTVEAVVRA, encoded by the coding sequence ATGGGGAAGCGGGACAAGCCGCTGCTGCCGGACACGATCGCGCCCAGCTGGCTGGTCGTCCAGCTGCTCGGTACGGCCGCGGTCGTGGTGGTGCTGCTGACCGCGAGCGAGTCCAGTGCCTGGATCTGGACGGCGTACGGCGTCTGCGCGGCCTGCTGGCTGGGTTTCGTGGCGGCCTCCCCGCGGTTCCCCCGGATGGCGACCGTCCTGCTCGCGGTGGCGAGTGTCGCGCCGTCGATCGCGTTCGGCTGGGCGGAGGACTCCTCCGCCCTCGTGCTGGCGGTGGTCACGGTCAGCCGGTTCGCCACCCTGACCGAGCCGTCGGTGGCCGCCATCATGGGGGTGGTGGGGCTCGACGCGAGCCTCGCGGCGGTCACCGGCCTGGTCGCGGGCGCGTCCGAACCGCTGGTGTTCGGCAACGTCGGCGTGCTGCTCGTGCTGATGCTGCTGGGCCTGAACCGGCGGCAGTACGAGGTGCAGGCGGCGCAGGCGGCCGCACTGCTGGAGCAGACCAAGCTGGCGCAGACCGAACACGCGCGCGCCGCCGCGCTCGACGAGCGCACACGGATCGCCAGGGAGATCCACGACGTCCTCGCGCATTCGCTGGGGGCACTGGGGGTCCACCTGGAGGTCGCCGAGGCCCTGCTGGCCGAGAAGTCCGATGTGGACAGTGCACTCGGCAGGGTCCGGTTGTCACGGCGGCTGGCCGCGGACGGGCTCGCCGAGGCGCGCGACGCGGTCGCCGCCTTGCGCAGCGATGTCCCGTCGCTGGCCGAAGCCTTGCGACAGCTGGCGAACGCGCACCACGGCGGAGCGTCTTTCGAAGTCGAGGGGGAGCAGCGGCCGCTGCCGTCCGCCGAGGTGGTCTCGCTGGTGGGCGTCGCGCGGGAGGCGTTGACCAACGCGGCCAAGCACGCCGCCGGGCGGCCGGTGTCACTCCGGCTCCTCTTCAGCCGGACGGAGGTTCGCCTGCGGGTCTGGAACGAACTCGGCGAAACCGCCCGATCGGAGGGCAACGGCGGATTCGGTCTCACCGGGATGAGGGAGCGGCTCGCGCTCGCCGGTGGCACGCTGACCGCGGGCCCGGACGACGGGCGCTGGACGGTGGAGGCGGTGGTGCGGGCGTGA
- a CDS encoding hydroxyacid-oxoacid transhydrogenase, whose protein sequence is MTSATAGRETVFTYGAPALKYGTGSSDEIGYDLTQYGARRVLVLTDAGVAATGWPQRIAEGIETYGIEAVVFDGVHVEPTDVSMRQAVDFARGQGEWDAFVAVGGGSAIDTAKAVNLLTSNDGDLMDYVNAPVGGGRAPSAPLKPLVAVPTTTGTGSESTTVCVLDVLSLRVKSGISHLRMRPSLAVVDPRLTVSQPPEVTAASGMDILCHAAESYTAKPYTEFDRKRPEDRVPYCGSNPLADMFAEQSLRLLSWALPAAVRDGSDMKAREAMALAATFAGLGFGNAGVHIPHANAYPIAGQVRDFHPSGYPGDEAMVPHGMAVSLTAPAAFRFTFDAAPDRHIRVARLLAPDYEWPGDLRDHLPAVLGQIMREIGIPNGIGAVGYTESDVDSLVSGTVKQQRLLATAPREASEADLAVILRESVTLW, encoded by the coding sequence GTGACCTCAGCCACCGCCGGACGTGAAACTGTTTTCACCTACGGGGCACCGGCCTTGAAATACGGCACCGGGTCGAGCGACGAGATCGGCTACGACCTCACTCAGTACGGCGCGCGCCGGGTGCTCGTCCTGACCGACGCGGGTGTCGCCGCGACGGGCTGGCCACAACGGATCGCCGAAGGTATCGAAACCTATGGCATCGAAGCCGTCGTCTTCGACGGCGTGCACGTCGAGCCGACCGACGTCAGCATGCGGCAGGCCGTCGACTTCGCCCGTGGGCAGGGCGAGTGGGACGCCTTCGTCGCCGTGGGTGGCGGGTCGGCCATCGACACCGCCAAGGCGGTGAATCTGTTGACCAGCAACGACGGCGACCTGATGGACTACGTCAACGCGCCGGTCGGTGGCGGCCGCGCGCCGAGCGCGCCGCTGAAACCGCTGGTCGCGGTGCCGACCACCACCGGGACGGGCTCGGAGAGCACGACGGTCTGCGTGCTGGACGTGTTGTCACTGCGCGTGAAGAGCGGCATCAGCCATCTCCGGATGCGCCCGAGCCTCGCCGTGGTCGACCCGCGGCTGACGGTCTCGCAGCCGCCGGAGGTCACCGCCGCGAGCGGGATGGACATCCTTTGCCACGCCGCGGAGAGCTACACGGCCAAGCCGTACACCGAGTTCGACCGGAAGCGGCCGGAGGACCGGGTCCCTTACTGTGGCTCGAATCCGCTGGCCGACATGTTCGCCGAGCAGTCGCTGCGGCTGCTGTCGTGGGCGCTGCCCGCGGCCGTGCGGGACGGCTCCGACATGAAGGCGCGCGAGGCGATGGCGCTCGCGGCGACGTTCGCCGGGCTCGGCTTCGGCAACGCCGGCGTGCACATCCCGCACGCCAACGCGTATCCGATCGCCGGGCAGGTCCGGGACTTCCATCCGTCCGGGTATCCGGGCGACGAAGCGATGGTGCCGCACGGGATGGCGGTCTCGCTGACCGCGCCGGCGGCGTTCCGGTTCACCTTCGACGCCGCGCCGGACCGGCACATCCGGGTGGCGCGGCTGCTCGCGCCGGACTACGAATGGCCGGGCGATCTGCGTGACCACCTGCCCGCGGTGCTGGGACAGATCATGCGGGAGATCGGGATCCCCAACGGGATCGGCGCCGTCGGCTACACCGAGTCCGATGTGGACTCACTGGTTTCCGGCACGGTGAAACAACAACGGCTGCTGGCGACGGCGCCGCGCGAGGCGTCCGAAGCCGACCTCGCCGTCATCCTGCGGGAATCGGTGACCCTGTGGTGA
- a CDS encoding thiamine pyrophosphate-binding protein, which produces MRILTEAQIHRVYAVVGESFLDLLDALQRERSITFVSARHDSGAAFMAEAEGKLTEHPAVLLAGRGPSAANLAIGVSTAYQDESPMVVLLENPPQDPGPTSELPTADLTAMFEPISKWTGRAESPDEVPGLLVEALTRCREGRPGPTVVAVPADFWGVPFDSAKPVAAVRPPATGALGRTAEAVAQLVDEARYPVVIVGGRARAARDELIAVADELALPVYNAFRRQDAFPENHARYAGHLGIGIPARQLDALERADLVLALGTQLDEVTTQSFRYPTPSQTLVLVGTGIEPARRGGLTFRVDSEVEPFLRELRNVASPRQRRASAANAAVHTFMTPPDTSGATRVHPADVIRAVRKLAPEDAIVTSDAGNFAQFMHRYWCFTAPRSQLGPSNAAMGYAVPAAVAAKLAEPRRTVIAMAGDGGALMTGQEIETAVRYRVPVTVLVFQNGVHGPLAVHQARKHGRLSGVTVPITDFASWARGLGAAGYTVDDREELEPIIASALVRQRPCVIDIRTDPDVVTPDIRLTTLLGAARPQQGGQ; this is translated from the coding sequence GTGAGGATCCTGACCGAGGCGCAGATCCACCGCGTGTACGCGGTGGTGGGTGAGTCCTTCCTGGATCTGCTCGACGCGCTGCAACGCGAGCGCTCGATCACCTTCGTCTCGGCGAGACACGACTCCGGCGCGGCCTTCATGGCCGAGGCCGAAGGCAAGCTGACCGAGCACCCCGCGGTGCTGCTGGCGGGCCGCGGCCCGAGCGCGGCGAACCTCGCGATCGGCGTTTCGACGGCGTACCAGGACGAGAGCCCGATGGTCGTCCTCCTGGAGAACCCGCCTCAGGATCCCGGCCCGACGAGCGAGCTGCCCACCGCCGACCTGACCGCGATGTTCGAGCCGATCTCGAAGTGGACCGGTCGCGCGGAATCGCCAGACGAGGTCCCCGGCCTGCTGGTCGAGGCGCTGACCCGCTGCCGGGAAGGGCGGCCGGGGCCCACCGTCGTCGCCGTCCCCGCCGATTTCTGGGGCGTCCCGTTCGATTCGGCCAAACCGGTCGCCGCCGTGCGCCCGCCCGCCACCGGCGCGCTCGGCCGGACCGCCGAGGCGGTCGCGCAACTGGTCGACGAGGCCCGCTACCCGGTGGTGATCGTCGGCGGCCGGGCCCGCGCGGCGCGGGACGAGCTGATCGCCGTCGCCGACGAGCTCGCGCTGCCGGTGTACAACGCGTTCCGCCGTCAGGACGCCTTCCCGGAGAACCACGCGCGCTACGCCGGCCACCTCGGCATCGGCATCCCCGCGCGGCAGCTCGACGCGCTGGAGCGCGCGGACCTCGTGCTCGCGCTGGGCACGCAGCTCGATGAGGTCACCACACAGTCCTTTCGCTACCCGACGCCGTCGCAGACGCTGGTGCTGGTCGGCACGGGGATCGAACCCGCCCGCCGCGGCGGGCTGACCTTCCGGGTCGACTCCGAGGTCGAGCCCTTCCTGCGTGAACTGCGTAATGTCGCCTCGCCGCGGCAGCGGCGCGCATCGGCCGCGAACGCCGCCGTGCACACCTTCATGACGCCGCCCGACACCAGCGGCGCCACCCGCGTCCACCCCGCGGACGTCATCCGGGCGGTGCGCAAACTCGCGCCCGAGGACGCGATCGTGACCAGCGACGCGGGCAACTTCGCCCAGTTCATGCACCGCTACTGGTGTTTCACCGCGCCGCGCAGCCAGCTCGGGCCGAGCAACGCGGCCATGGGCTACGCGGTCCCCGCGGCGGTCGCGGCGAAACTCGCGGAACCACGCCGGACGGTCATCGCGATGGCGGGCGACGGCGGCGCGCTCATGACCGGGCAGGAGATCGAGACCGCCGTCCGTTACCGCGTTCCGGTGACCGTCCTGGTGTTCCAGAACGGTGTGCACGGCCCGCTCGCCGTGCACCAGGCGCGTAAGCACGGACGGCTTTCGGGGGTCACCGTCCCCATCACCGACTTCGCGTCGTGGGCACGCGGGCTCGGTGCCGCCGGGTACACCGTGGACGACCGTGAGGAGCTGGAGCCGATCATCGCGAGCGCGCTGGTGCGGCAACGACCGTGCGTGATCGACATCAGGACGGATCCGGACGTGGTGACCCCGGACATCCGGCTGACGACCCTGCTGGGCGCCGCGAGGCCGCAGCAGGGAGGTCAGTAG
- a CDS encoding DUF3558 family protein, with amino-acid sequence MTTKSRFRFLAVLIPALAFTITACSSEKPGNATPATSPITSPSSSHGNGSENVFGDLKACDLLEPTTTPKGFDPPVVETAESDNGCAAQKRRYASVSIYLVPEAGIDQLSPGQGTKIPTKVGGREAVEIPGDSGTEACTVAIAVTPTARMTASTSLNEGTNEEACALARELAVAAEPKLPRVG; translated from the coding sequence ATGACCACCAAATCAAGGTTCCGGTTTCTCGCCGTACTGATTCCCGCTCTTGCTTTCACTATCACCGCTTGTTCATCAGAAAAGCCCGGCAACGCCACCCCGGCTACGAGCCCGATTACCTCTCCCTCGTCTTCGCATGGAAATGGGTCCGAGAATGTATTCGGCGACCTGAAGGCCTGCGACCTTCTCGAGCCGACCACGACACCAAAAGGCTTCGATCCACCAGTTGTGGAGACAGCCGAGAGCGACAACGGCTGTGCCGCTCAGAAACGTCGATACGCATCCGTGAGCATTTATCTCGTTCCCGAGGCGGGCATCGACCAACTGTCACCTGGCCAAGGAACCAAGATCCCGACCAAGGTCGGTGGCCGTGAAGCCGTCGAAATTCCAGGTGACTCTGGCACCGAGGCTTGCACCGTCGCGATCGCTGTCACACCCACTGCCCGGATGACGGCATCGACGTCCCTCAACGAGGGCACGAACGAAGAAGCCTGCGCACTCGCCAGAGAACTTGCCGTCGCCGCTGAGCCCAAACTTCCCAGGGTGGGCTGA
- a CDS encoding ATP-NAD kinase has translation MGEAVAGIVANPASERDIQSLRSALRVAGVGRVMVWTDAGKIIGTVRRMVDAGASVIICLGNETMMRAAAAACGDVPLLMLPAGGADESTVAGLAAGLVATHQVDTDLVTNRATVLEVVTKARREIALTDVSVCSESRWDPASLTELYCTFAVPDGVGLSSIPGRLCPSPKSTVDGVAVSLGPVDETPYVVQAPIAPGEVRAVGVRGWSVLHAGVRVDLAAAGGSIALDGQPHFVLKPGESAFVELKPDGPWCVDVRAVMAEATRTGLLLGRKPAEVVPTPRLADAPFPG, from the coding sequence GTGGGCGAAGCGGTTGCGGGGATCGTGGCGAACCCTGCTTCGGAGCGTGACATCCAGAGCCTGCGTTCGGCACTGAGGGTGGCCGGCGTCGGCCGCGTGATGGTGTGGACCGACGCGGGGAAGATCATCGGCACCGTCCGCCGGATGGTGGACGCGGGTGCCAGCGTGATCATCTGCCTGGGCAACGAGACCATGATGCGGGCGGCGGCGGCCGCCTGTGGTGACGTGCCGCTGCTGATGTTGCCCGCCGGAGGTGCCGACGAATCCACCGTCGCCGGGCTCGCCGCCGGGCTGGTGGCCACCCATCAGGTGGACACTGACCTGGTCACGAACCGCGCGACCGTGCTCGAGGTCGTCACGAAGGCCCGCCGCGAGATCGCGCTGACCGACGTCAGCGTGTGCTCGGAGAGCCGGTGGGACCCCGCGTCGCTGACCGAGCTGTACTGCACGTTCGCCGTCCCGGACGGGGTCGGGCTGTCGAGTATCCCCGGACGGCTGTGCCCCAGCCCGAAGTCCACTGTGGACGGTGTCGCCGTCTCGCTCGGGCCGGTCGACGAGACGCCGTACGTCGTGCAGGCGCCGATCGCGCCCGGCGAGGTCCGGGCGGTGGGCGTCCGGGGCTGGAGCGTGCTGCACGCGGGGGTCCGCGTCGACCTCGCCGCCGCCGGTGGCTCCATCGCGCTCGACGGCCAACCGCATTTCGTGCTCAAGCCGGGAGAGAGCGCTTTCGTGGAGCTGAAGCCCGACGGCCCGTGGTGCGTCGACGTCCGCGCGGTGATGGCCGAGGCCACCAGGACCGGTCTGCTGCTGGGCCGGAAGCCCGCGGAGGTAGTTCCCACGCCCCGTCTCGCGGACGCGCCCTTCCCCGGGTAG
- a CDS encoding GAF domain-containing protein, whose product MGQVQLEAALPVGADPRRHARALAEVREAALAGTTLPSAPRAVIGASWQRMRRLGLDPDRGSPSSALTPDQLESRRRESGLAAVLPVLRGGLISLAEQAAHIMAVVDADGRVLWRDGSTAVRRRADGLGFAEGVDWHERAAGTNAIGTALVARHPVQVYSAEHYVSNQHDWTCAAAPLHDPRDGRLLGVVDLSGPASTVHPTTLALVDTVAKLAEAHLRTTHLSDLERLRGLATPLLAKVKGRAVIADPHGWIAASAGLVPVGRIALPNDAAPGRTWLPTYGECLLEPLPGGWLVRLTDEEDAPPTRVVLDLRSSRESTLRVSGAAGTWSHRLSPRHAEMLYVLARHREGRSASELSRDLFGDAGRTVTVRAEMSRMRRHFGGFLLARPYRFDDDVEVVVERPSEGEVLPHSVAPAVRG is encoded by the coding sequence GTGGGCCAGGTGCAGCTGGAGGCGGCGCTGCCGGTCGGCGCGGACCCGCGGCGGCACGCGCGTGCCCTCGCCGAGGTGCGTGAGGCGGCGCTCGCCGGGACCACGCTCCCGAGTGCTCCGCGAGCGGTCATCGGCGCGTCCTGGCAGCGTATGCGGCGGCTCGGCCTGGACCCGGACCGCGGCTCGCCGTCGTCCGCGCTCACTCCGGACCAGCTGGAATCCCGCCGTCGCGAGAGCGGCCTCGCGGCCGTCCTCCCCGTTCTGCGCGGCGGCCTGATCAGCCTCGCCGAGCAGGCCGCGCACATCATGGCCGTCGTCGACGCGGACGGCCGTGTCCTCTGGCGTGACGGCAGCACCGCGGTCCGCCGCCGCGCCGACGGGCTCGGGTTCGCCGAAGGGGTCGACTGGCACGAGCGCGCCGCGGGCACCAACGCCATCGGCACGGCGCTGGTCGCCAGGCATCCGGTCCAGGTCTACTCGGCCGAGCACTACGTCAGCAACCAGCACGACTGGACCTGCGCCGCCGCGCCGCTGCACGATCCGAGGGACGGCAGGCTGCTCGGCGTCGTCGACCTCTCCGGACCGGCCTCCACCGTGCATCCGACGACCCTCGCCCTGGTCGATACGGTCGCGAAGCTCGCCGAAGCGCATCTGCGCACCACCCATCTCTCGGATCTCGAACGGCTGCGCGGTCTGGCCACGCCGCTGCTCGCCAAGGTGAAGGGCCGGGCGGTCATCGCCGACCCGCACGGTTGGATCGCGGCCTCGGCCGGTCTCGTGCCGGTCGGCCGGATCGCGCTGCCGAACGACGCCGCTCCGGGCCGCACCTGGCTGCCGACCTACGGCGAATGCCTGCTGGAGCCGCTGCCCGGCGGCTGGCTCGTCCGGCTCACCGATGAGGAGGACGCGCCGCCGACGCGGGTCGTACTCGATCTGAGGTCGTCGCGGGAAAGCACGCTGCGCGTCTCGGGCGCGGCGGGAACCTGGTCGCATCGGCTGAGCCCGCGGCACGCGGAGATGCTGTACGTCCTCGCGCGGCATCGCGAAGGCAGGTCGGCGTCGGAACTGTCGCGCGACCTCTTCGGCGACGCCGGCCGCACCGTCACCGTCCGCGCGGAGATGTCCAGGATGCGACGGCATTTCGGCGGGTTCCTGCTGGCGAGGCCGTACCGGTTCGACGACGACGTCGAGGTCGTCGTGGAGCGGCCGTCCGAGGGTGAGGTGCTCCCGCATTCGGTCGCGCCCGCCGTCCGGGGTTGA
- a CDS encoding response regulator transcription factor, producing MIRVLVVDDQQVMREGLVALLGLIDGVEVAGSAGDGRQALDLLRHTAADVVLMDLRMPVLDGVAATRLLKRDHPEVAVVVLTTYADDASIADAVRAGARGYLTKDAGRAEIGAAIRSAANGQAIFAAEVSDRLVAALESRTATRVKAELPDGLTAREAEVLGLIARGLSNPEIAADLFIGEATVKSHINRAFAKIGVRNRAEAVRYGLEKGL from the coding sequence GTGATCCGGGTGCTCGTGGTCGATGACCAGCAGGTCATGCGCGAAGGGCTCGTCGCGTTGCTCGGCTTGATCGACGGGGTCGAAGTCGCCGGCTCCGCGGGCGACGGCCGCCAGGCGCTCGACCTGCTCCGCCACACCGCGGCCGACGTCGTGCTGATGGACCTGCGCATGCCCGTCCTGGACGGGGTGGCCGCGACCAGACTGCTCAAACGAGATCACCCGGAGGTCGCGGTCGTCGTCCTCACGACGTACGCGGACGACGCTTCGATCGCCGACGCGGTGCGCGCCGGAGCCCGCGGCTACCTGACGAAGGACGCCGGGCGCGCCGAGATCGGGGCGGCCATCCGCTCCGCCGCGAACGGGCAGGCGATCTTCGCCGCCGAAGTCTCCGACAGGCTCGTCGCCGCGCTCGAATCGAGAACGGCCACCAGGGTCAAGGCCGAGCTTCCGGACGGGCTCACCGCGCGCGAAGCCGAAGTGCTCGGCCTCATCGCGCGAGGGCTGTCCAATCCGGAAATCGCCGCCGACCTGTTCATCGGCGAAGCCACCGTGAAAAGCCACATCAACCGCGCCTTCGCCAAGATCGGTGTGCGCAATCGTGCGGAGGCCGTGCGGTACGGCCTGGAAAAAGGCCTCTGA